The Neisseria yangbaofengii genome contains a region encoding:
- a CDS encoding TonB-dependent siderophore receptor codes for MFRHNLTTAAVLAALSSVAFAAETEQAVDLETVHVSGQRSYNAISTEKDGEYSSSAVTVGTKIPASLRDIPQSISILTDRQIKDRDVDTFDQLARQTPGMRVLANDDGRSSVYARGYEYSEYNVDGLSSPMASIYGTMPNLFAFDRVELMRGPSGLFDSSGEMGGIVNLVRKRPTKDFQAHAGAGGGTKKQYKLEGDVSGRLNADGSVRGRAMAQTFGSSPKPAEDNNHHETVYAALDWDINPNTAFGLGYLYQQRQITPDNGLPTYTDKTTLPVTHDVFVGADWNDFNMKSHDVFSDLKHYFDNGGYGKIGMRYADRKSDSNYAFGGSGVSPTNTVNATGLGIEAEQKAFTMDASYSQPFAIGGTANEFVVGADYKTVDAKLERGQYALARGVDYRNLSSVAYVDVLDSARNLNNATYITSDSKTRELGIYGKVVFRPVTDWSVIAGGRIGYYKQDNSGTTRRGGTTAISDSNGNNTKFTGYLGSVWDVSDTGSLYASYSTLFRPQSETGEDGSPLKPREGNQLEVGYKGSYLNDRLNTRVSLYRLQDKNAAAGVAGYGYSLPLAKRVMQGVETEISGAITPKWNIHAGYSYLNSKIKTPSYASTSDDLFFLFMPKHTVNLWTTYKLTPEFTIGGGVNAMSKFESNQNVKTGGYATFDMMAAYQVTPKLKVQVNADNIFNRKYYARVGTAATFNIPGAERSVMANVRYDF; via the coding sequence ATGTTCCGTCACAATCTGACCACCGCAGCCGTGTTGGCTGCTTTATCATCTGTTGCCTTTGCCGCCGAAACTGAGCAGGCGGTAGATTTGGAAACTGTTCATGTTTCCGGCCAGCGTTCTTACAATGCCATCTCAACCGAGAAAGACGGCGAATACAGTTCGTCTGCCGTGACCGTCGGCACCAAAATTCCGGCATCTTTGCGCGATATTCCGCAATCCATCAGCATCTTGACCGACCGGCAAATCAAAGACCGCGATGTCGATACCTTCGACCAATTGGCGCGCCAAACACCGGGTATGCGCGTGTTGGCCAACGACGACGGCCGTTCTTCCGTGTATGCGCGCGGCTATGAATACAGCGAATACAATGTTGACGGTTTATCATCGCCGATGGCCAGTATTTACGGTACCATGCCCAATCTGTTTGCCTTCGACCGCGTGGAGTTGATGCGTGGTCCGAGCGGTTTGTTTGACAGCAGCGGTGAAATGGGCGGGATTGTGAACTTGGTGCGCAAACGTCCGACCAAAGATTTCCAAGCCCACGCCGGTGCGGGCGGCGGTACCAAAAAACAATACAAACTGGAAGGCGATGTATCAGGCCGTCTGAATGCCGATGGCAGCGTGCGCGGTCGTGCCATGGCGCAAACATTCGGTTCATCGCCGAAACCGGCAGAAGACAATAACCATCACGAAACTGTTTATGCCGCGCTGGATTGGGACATCAATCCGAACACCGCCTTCGGTTTGGGCTATCTTTATCAGCAACGCCAAATCACCCCCGACAACGGCTTGCCGACCTACACCGACAAAACCACTTTGCCGGTGACACATGACGTGTTTGTCGGTGCGGATTGGAACGATTTCAACATGAAAAGCCATGATGTGTTTTCCGATTTGAAACACTATTTCGATAACGGCGGCTACGGCAAAATCGGTATGCGCTATGCCGACCGTAAATCGGATTCGAATTATGCTTTCGGCGGCAGCGGCGTGAGTCCGACCAATACCGTCAATGCCACCGGTTTGGGTATTGAAGCCGAGCAAAAAGCTTTCACCATGGATGCCAGCTACAGTCAGCCTTTCGCCATCGGCGGCACGGCCAATGAATTTGTCGTCGGGGCGGATTATAAAACCGTCGATGCCAAGCTGGAACGCGGTCAATATGCGTTGGCGCGCGGCGTGGATTACCGCAATCTGTCATCGGTTGCTTATGTCGATGTGTTGGACAGCGCCCGCAATTTAAACAACGCCACTTATATTACTTCCGACAGCAAAACCCGAGAATTAGGTATATACGGTAAGGTTGTGTTCCGTCCGGTGACCGATTGGTCGGTGATTGCCGGTGGCCGTATCGGCTATTACAAGCAGGACAACAGCGGCACTACCCGCCGCGGCGGCACCACCGCAATTTCCGATTCCAACGGCAACAACACCAAATTCACCGGTTACTTGGGCTCGGTATGGGATGTTTCGGATACCGGCAGCCTGTATGCCAGCTACTCAACTTTGTTCCGCCCGCAATCGGAAACCGGTGAAGACGGCTCGCCGCTGAAGCCGCGCGAAGGCAATCAATTGGAAGTGGGCTACAAAGGCAGCTACCTGAACGACCGCCTGAACACACGCGTCTCGCTGTACCGCTTGCAGGATAAAAACGCGGCGGCCGGCGTTGCCGGCTACGGCTATTCTTTGCCGCTGGCCAAGCGCGTGATGCAGGGGGTTGAAACCGAAATCAGCGGTGCGATTACGCCGAAATGGAATATCCACGCCGGTTACAGCTATTTGAACAGCAAAATCAAAACGCCGTCTTACGCATCAACCAGCGATGATTTGTTCTTCCTGTTTATGCCGAAACACACGGTGAATTTGTGGACGACTTACAAACTCACGCCGGAATTCACCATCGGCGGCGGTGTCAATGCGATGAGCAAGTTTGAGTCGAACCAAAACGTGAAAACCGGCGGCTATGCCACCTTTGACATGATGGCGGCGTATCAAGTGACGCCTAAATTGAAAGTGCAGGTCAATGCCGACAATATTTTCAACCGAAAATACTATGCCCGCGTGGGTACGGCCGCGACGTTTAATATTCCGGGTGCCGAGCGCAGCGTGATGGCGAATGTGCGCTATGATTTCTAA
- a CDS encoding Rne/Rng family ribonuclease, protein MKRMLFNATQAEELRVAIVDGQNLLDLDIETLGKEQRKGNIYKGVITRIEPSLEACFVDYGTDRHGFLPFKEVSRSYFQDYEGGRARIQDVLKEGMQVIVQVEKDERGNKGAALTTFISLAGRYLVLMPNNPRGGGVSRRIEGEERQELKAAMAELDVPRGMSLIARTAGIGRSVEELQWDFDYLLKLWRAIEEAGEAHKDPYLLFMESSLLIRAIRDYYRPDIGEILVDNQEVHDQVSEFMSYVMPNNVGRLKLYEDHTPLFSRFQIEHQIESAFSRSVSLPSGGAIVIDHTEALVSIDVNSARATRGADIEDTAFKTNMEAAEEVARQMRLRDLGGLVVIDFIDMENPKHQRDVENVLRDALKKDRARVQMGKLSRFGLLELSRQRLKPALGESSHVACPRCAGTGVIRGIESTALHVLRIIQEEAMKDNTGEVHAQVPVDVATFLLNEKRAELFGLEERLDVSVLLIPNIHLENPHYEISRIRTDDVEEDGEPSYKRVAEPAEDENAKPFGSERAKAARPEPAVKGVQHTQPAPTAAGQKPATWWDNFKAWLGKIFGGSAISAEAERPAEEKAEKRQANRNGNNNRRQQNRRQNPRRNKRDGSKVEVQEVSAKAKETKAVDSRAENKAETKTEDKENNRNRRERNRSNKEERNQAAAAPVADLTDMPSEAAGQAAPAAGKRSRNNRNTNKNIAVETTSENAMAENVAAENVGEVAVETAPAAEKQPHERNNRNQRDRSNNRNQRDRRSNKKRNIPSAEKIEHYLNIADSADKVRFAVAHVFGEAVARDPVAVAVPGKPAVEEKGHAPLVVVIPDPIEAEAVTSAIKTETPEAEAIRVEESTDDERAMIDRAVGNVTAAVTSVFAIEASDEFLPMTAVPADQEAQAVAVMEDELIAAKASKEVEAAVQEMVAKEQAVAVKPADAMPPLGDLVFVETNPDAVAALAAQAQPEKVYGLRRADVPKAETESVEVEMILVETRKD, encoded by the coding sequence ATGAAACGTATGTTATTTAATGCAACGCAAGCCGAAGAGCTGCGCGTTGCGATTGTCGATGGCCAAAATCTGCTCGATTTAGACATCGAAACGCTGGGTAAAGAACAGCGTAAAGGCAATATTTACAAAGGGGTGATTACCCGTATCGAGCCGTCGCTGGAAGCGTGTTTCGTGGATTACGGAACCGACCGCCACGGCTTTTTGCCGTTTAAAGAAGTGTCGCGTTCGTATTTCCAAGATTACGAAGGCGGCAGAGCCCGCATTCAAGATGTCTTGAAAGAGGGCATGCAGGTCATCGTTCAGGTTGAAAAAGACGAACGGGGCAACAAAGGCGCAGCGCTCACCACCTTTATCAGTCTGGCCGGACGCTATCTGGTTTTGATGCCGAACAATCCGCGCGGCGGCGGCGTATCGCGCCGTATCGAAGGCGAAGAGCGTCAGGAACTGAAAGCCGCTATGGCGGAATTGGACGTACCGCGCGGCATGAGCCTGATTGCCCGCACCGCCGGTATCGGCCGCAGCGTGGAAGAATTGCAGTGGGATTTCGATTACCTGCTGAAACTGTGGCGTGCCATCGAAGAAGCGGGTGAAGCGCACAAAGATCCGTATTTGCTGTTTATGGAAAGCTCGCTGCTGATTCGTGCCATCCGCGATTATTATCGTCCGGATATCGGCGAGATTTTGGTCGACAATCAAGAAGTGCACGACCAAGTGTCTGAATTCATGAGCTATGTGATGCCGAACAACGTAGGCCGTCTGAAACTTTACGAAGACCATACGCCGTTGTTCTCACGCTTCCAAATCGAACACCAAATCGAAAGTGCATTCTCACGCAGCGTGAGTTTGCCTTCAGGCGGCGCCATCGTGATTGATCACACCGAAGCGCTGGTGTCGATTGACGTCAACTCCGCCCGTGCCACACGCGGCGCCGATATCGAAGACACCGCCTTCAAAACCAATATGGAAGCGGCCGAAGAAGTAGCGCGCCAAATGCGTTTGCGCGACTTGGGCGGCTTGGTGGTCATCGATTTCATCGACATGGAAAACCCGAAACACCAACGCGATGTGGAAAACGTGTTGCGTGATGCGCTGAAAAAAGACCGCGCCCGCGTGCAGATGGGCAAGCTTTCCCGCTTCGGTCTGCTTGAATTGAGCCGCCAACGTCTGAAACCGGCTTTGGGCGAAAGCAGCCATGTGGCCTGTCCGCGCTGCGCCGGTACCGGCGTAATCCGCGGCATTGAATCGACCGCGCTGCACGTGTTGCGCATCATTCAAGAAGAAGCCATGAAAGACAATACCGGCGAAGTGCATGCACAAGTGCCGGTGGATGTGGCGACCTTCCTGTTGAACGAAAAACGCGCCGAGCTGTTTGGCTTGGAAGAGCGTTTGGACGTGTCGGTATTGCTGATTCCGAACATTCATCTGGAAAATCCTCATTACGAAATCAGCCGAATCCGCACCGATGACGTAGAAGAAGATGGTGAACCGAGCTACAAACGCGTGGCGGAGCCTGCGGAAGACGAAAACGCCAAACCGTTCGGCAGCGAGCGTGCCAAAGCTGCCCGCCCTGAACCTGCGGTAAAAGGCGTGCAGCACACACAGCCTGCGCCGACCGCGGCGGGGCAAAAACCGGCCACTTGGTGGGACAACTTCAAAGCCTGGTTGGGCAAAATCTTCGGTGGTTCGGCAATCTCTGCCGAGGCTGAAAGACCGGCGGAAGAGAAGGCAGAAAAACGCCAGGCCAACCGCAACGGCAATAACAACCGCCGTCAGCAAAACCGCCGCCAAAACCCGCGCCGCAACAAGCGTGACGGCAGCAAGGTAGAAGTGCAGGAAGTCAGCGCCAAAGCCAAGGAAACTAAAGCCGTTGACAGCAGAGCCGAAAACAAGGCCGAAACCAAAACAGAAGACAAGGAAAACAACCGCAACCGCCGCGAGCGCAACCGTTCGAATAAAGAAGAACGCAACCAAGCCGCGGCCGCACCGGTTGCCGACCTGACCGATATGCCGTCTGAAGCCGCCGGGCAAGCCGCACCGGCCGCCGGCAAACGCAGCCGCAACAACCGCAATACCAACAAAAACATTGCCGTTGAAACTACTTCAGAAAACGCAATGGCTGAAAATGTTGCAGCGGAAAACGTGGGGGAGGTAGCCGTTGAAACCGCACCGGCTGCTGAGAAGCAGCCACACGAGCGCAACAACCGCAACCAACGCGATCGCAGCAACAACCGCAATCAGCGTGATCGCCGCAGCAACAAAAAACGCAATATTCCGTCTGCCGAGAAAATCGAACATTATCTGAATATCGCCGATTCGGCAGATAAAGTCCGCTTTGCTGTGGCGCATGTGTTTGGCGAAGCCGTGGCACGAGATCCGGTGGCTGTTGCCGTACCGGGTAAGCCTGCGGTAGAGGAGAAAGGCCATGCACCATTAGTGGTAGTGATTCCGGATCCGATTGAAGCGGAAGCCGTGACTTCCGCTATCAAAACCGAAACACCTGAAGCGGAAGCCATCCGTGTGGAAGAAAGCACCGATGACGAACGCGCCATGATCGACAGGGCCGTCGGCAATGTAACCGCTGCCGTGACTTCAGTATTTGCCATTGAAGCGTCTGATGAATTTCTGCCGATGACTGCCGTGCCGGCCGACCAAGAAGCCCAAGCCGTGGCGGTAATGGAAGACGAGCTGATTGCGGCCAAAGCATCCAAAGAAGTCGAAGCGGCGGTGCAAGAAATGGTGGCAAAAGAGCAGGCAGTTGCGGTGAAACCTGCTGATGCCATGCCGCCATTGGGCGACTTGGTGTTTGTCGAAACCAACCCTGATGCTGTTGCCGCCTTGGCTGCCCAAGCGCAACCGGAAAAAGTGTACGGTTTGCGCCGTGCCGATGTGCCGAAAGCGGAAACTGAAAGTGTTGAAGTTGAGATGATTTTGGTGGAAACCCGCAAAGATTGA